GAGATTGGAGAGTTTCGTGACATGGATCCGATGCAAAAGATGTGGCTGTCCCTAGTCGCGTTATTGATTATGGCACTGTCCGTCATAGTAGTTACGCTTGCGCGAAGCAAGACCAAGGGGTTTCTGCGCGGCGCGCTGTCGTTCGTGGCCTTTATGATGATGATTTTCGGTTTTATTATTGGACTGGCCTCCATCATATAACGTAGGAAGCCAATCCGGGACGATACGGTAAAGGGGTGCAGCATGACGCTGAATGATCTGCCGGAATTGGAGAGTGTGTTAGCTACCGCCATTCACAAGCTGAATCAGGTACCTGTGGCTTGGCTGCTCGGTGGAAGCTGCAGCTTGCTCCTTCAGGATGTAACTTTGGACAAACCGCCGAGAGATATCGATATATATACCGATACTGGGGGCGTACAGCCTTTACATGAGTCGCTGGCTTCTATGGCCGTGGATGCTCCCCGCTTGGACCAAGAAGGGATATATTCTTCGATTCTGAGCCACTATGAAATAGAGAAAGTCCCGATTGAACTGGTCGGCGGATTTGAAGTGAAATCAAACGGATCCTCCTACTGTGTTGAGATCGATCAATTGCTGTATCCTGCAGCACTAGAGAGTCAAATACAGGGCGCCACGGTACGGCTGATGCCGTTATCCCATGAACTTGTGTTTAATGTGCTTCGGGACAGGCCGGATCGATACGACGCCATTGCGGAAGTGATTCTGCGGGACATGGACCATCATATGCCGCTTCTTCAGCAGTTATTAAGCCGGAACCAGCTGCATGGGGAACATCGAATGGTTTTGAAACGATTAACCGGACTTTAACCGGAGTACTGAGTAAAAGCAGCCAAGGAATATGGCAGAAGGTGTACATAAGAAAAGGAGCGCGTTTATCGTTGGACTACGAGGTAATATTTCAACCGGATCAGAAAAAGGTCAAGGTTCGTCCGCACACAAACGTTCTGGATGCCTCGCGTCGGGCCGGTGTACGTATTCCTACCCGCTGCGGAGGCAAGGCCGGTTGTTTGATGTGCAAGATCATCGTCCCGAGCGAGGAACGCGATCATT
This Paenibacillus sp. JZ16 DNA region includes the following protein-coding sequences:
- a CDS encoding DUF2768 family protein; this translates as MDPMQKMWLSLVALLIMALSVIVVTLARSKTKGFLRGALSFVAFMMMIFGFIIGLASII